A single window of Trichocoleus sp. FACHB-46 DNA harbors:
- a CDS encoding type I polyketide synthase: MTTNSLDGIAIIGMTGRFPGAKNIQEFWHNLQNGVEAIAWFSDEELLAAGVDPDLLQHPNYVKAGAILEGIDQFDATFFGYSPREAETLDPQQRLFLECAWEGLEHAGYDPQRFDGRIGVYAGVGWDSYLVFNLAGHPHLLDQTHGYQTVIGNEKDHLTTRVSYKLNLKGPSLDIQTACSTSLVATNLACQSLLSYQCDMALAGGVTISVPHRTGYLHQTGGILSPDGHCRAFDAQAAGTVAGNGVGVVVLKRLEDAIADRAMIYAVIKGAAINNDGAVKVGYTAPSVEGQAEAIAEALAVAEIEPETVSYIETHGTGTALGDPIEISALTQAFRSQTQKKQFCAIGSVKTNIGHLDAAAGVTSLIKTTLALHHQQIPPSLHFEQPNPQIDFANSPFYVNTKLTDWKTNHIPRRAGVSSFGIGGTNAHAVLEEAPKLPSSGTFRPWQLLLLSAKTASALDAATTRLSDHLAQHPEQDLADAAYTLQVGRQRFNHRRMVVCQDNAEAIQILRSQDPKQIVTHIEAPQSRSITFLFPGQGTQYVGMGRDLYQTEPIFQEWVDRGSELLKSTLGVDLQDLLYRSETDVTEQLQQTAIAQPAIFLVEYALAQLWMSWGVRPQTLTGHSVGEYIAACLAGVFSFEDALSLVAKRGQLMQSLPTGSMLAVSLSETQIKPWLNEEISLAAINAPNLCVVSGTMTAIEELRDRLTAQNVECRLLHTSHAFHSAMMEPILVSFRAAVSQVKLQPPTLRLLSNLTGTWMTPAEATSPDYWVQHLRQPVRFSAGVSQLLQEPNCILLEVGPGRTLSTLIRQHQSQASGQIVLSSLRHPKDAPKDIESDIAFLLNVLGRLWLAGVEIDWLSFYAHEQRRRLPLPTYPFERQRYWIDPPSKQTNSTPAAPTLGKKPHMSDWLYVPSWQQSPLVAPAIAPPQHYLILADSSGVGSELASQLEQAGHTVAIVMMGDRFTQKDEHTYTINPQTPEDYQTLFQTISQQPTAIAHCWNLEGEARSPEDQQSLGFYSLLYLSQALTQQNFSDPVRLILTTQNLYDITGQEVLDPAAATSLGFCRVLPREQPNLTCSHIDLDSCSPQHWGARGAQLTAEIGSNAPESSFQQIAYRGRHRWVQSLEPVSLESSSIPQIQLQPGGVYLITGGLGGIGLSLAHYLAESVQAKLVLVSRSGQAESQTLQALESLGAEVLVVQADVTNREQMKDAIAQTLQRFGRLNGVIHAAGIAGGGIAQLKTSEAAASVLAPKVQGTLVLEEVLQGISLDFLCLCSSLSSIIGEFGQTDYCAANAFLDAFAHYWTAKYGSPAIAINWDTWQQVGMAVNTTLPEALQQQRAASLQQGLTTEEGVEVFQRILHSGLPQVIVSTQDLQAVVEQHQQAVLQQTQSASIDQFVSASEGRSRHHLLPHSAYAAPHSAVEQQIADIWQDLLGVEPIGIHDSFFELGGHSLLAVQAVSRLRDLFQVELPLRVLLSEASTIAELTQWIESQQPQGEDLEAIAQLLADIENLTPEQLQTQLETSR, encoded by the coding sequence ATGACGACCAACTCACTCGATGGAATCGCCATTATCGGCATGACAGGTCGCTTTCCAGGCGCGAAAAACATTCAGGAATTCTGGCACAACTTGCAAAATGGCGTAGAAGCGATCGCCTGGTTTAGCGATGAGGAATTGTTGGCTGCGGGAGTCGATCCTGATCTCTTACAGCATCCCAACTATGTGAAAGCGGGTGCTATTTTAGAAGGCATTGATCAATTTGATGCAACCTTCTTTGGCTATAGCCCCCGGGAAGCGGAGACGCTAGACCCCCAACAGCGCTTGTTTTTGGAGTGTGCCTGGGAAGGATTAGAACACGCTGGATATGATCCGCAACGCTTTGACGGGCGGATCGGGGTCTATGCAGGCGTCGGTTGGGATAGCTATTTAGTTTTTAATCTGGCGGGACATCCACATCTGCTAGATCAAACCCACGGCTATCAAACCGTAATCGGCAATGAAAAGGATCATCTCACCACACGAGTTTCTTACAAGCTCAACTTAAAGGGACCGAGCCTCGATATTCAAACCGCTTGCTCTACCTCTTTGGTCGCCACTAATCTGGCTTGTCAGAGCTTGCTCAGCTACCAGTGTGATATGGCTTTGGCAGGTGGAGTAACGATCTCCGTGCCTCATCGCACCGGATATTTACACCAAACAGGCGGCATTCTCTCCCCCGATGGTCACTGTCGCGCCTTTGATGCTCAGGCAGCGGGAACCGTGGCAGGTAATGGTGTCGGTGTGGTGGTACTGAAGCGATTGGAAGATGCGATCGCCGACCGAGCCATGATCTATGCCGTAATTAAGGGCGCTGCGATCAACAATGATGGCGCGGTGAAAGTGGGATATACGGCTCCCAGCGTGGAAGGACAAGCCGAGGCGATCGCGGAAGCCCTGGCAGTGGCAGAGATTGAACCAGAGACCGTTAGCTATATCGAAACTCACGGCACTGGAACTGCATTAGGCGATCCGATTGAAATTAGCGCCCTGACGCAAGCCTTCCGCAGCCAAACTCAGAAAAAACAGTTCTGCGCGATCGGTTCCGTTAAGACAAATATCGGCCATTTGGATGCGGCAGCGGGTGTGACCAGCCTGATCAAAACAACACTGGCGCTTCATCACCAACAAATTCCGCCGAGTCTGCATTTTGAGCAACCGAATCCGCAAATTGATTTTGCCAACAGTCCGTTTTATGTGAATACCAAACTCACAGATTGGAAAACGAATCATATACCGCGACGGGCGGGGGTGAGTTCGTTTGGAATTGGTGGCACGAATGCCCATGCGGTACTCGAAGAAGCGCCAAAACTCCCCTCATCTGGTACTTTCCGACCCTGGCAACTGCTTTTGTTATCTGCTAAAACTGCCTCTGCCTTAGATGCCGCAACGACTCGCTTGAGCGATCATTTAGCCCAGCACCCAGAGCAAGATTTGGCGGATGCTGCCTATACTCTCCAGGTAGGACGGCAGCGGTTTAATCATCGGCGGATGGTAGTCTGTCAGGATAACGCTGAAGCAATCCAAATCTTGCGATCGCAAGATCCCAAACAGATTGTCACCCACATAGAAGCGCCGCAAAGTCGCTCCATTACCTTCCTATTTCCAGGACAGGGAACGCAATATGTTGGTATGGGGCGGGATCTCTATCAAACTGAACCTATCTTCCAAGAGTGGGTCGATCGCGGCTCCGAGCTGTTGAAATCCACGTTAGGAGTAGATTTACAAGATCTCCTATATCGCTCAGAAACCGATGTCACCGAACAGCTACAACAGACGGCGATCGCTCAACCTGCGATTTTCTTAGTGGAATATGCCCTAGCGCAACTCTGGATGTCGTGGGGAGTACGGCCGCAAACCTTGACTGGGCATAGTGTGGGCGAATATATCGCGGCTTGTTTGGCGGGTGTGTTCTCCTTTGAGGATGCTCTCAGCTTGGTGGCAAAACGGGGTCAGCTCATGCAATCCCTACCCACGGGTTCAATGCTAGCGGTTTCACTATCTGAGACACAAATCAAACCCTGGCTAAACGAGGAGATCTCCTTAGCAGCCATCAATGCCCCGAATCTATGTGTAGTATCGGGTACGATGACGGCGATTGAAGAATTGCGCGATCGCCTAACCGCCCAAAACGTAGAATGTCGCTTGCTCCACACATCTCACGCATTCCACTCTGCCATGATGGAACCGATTTTGGTCTCTTTCCGAGCAGCGGTGAGTCAGGTGAAGTTGCAGCCTCCGACTCTGCGGCTACTGTCGAACCTGACAGGCACCTGGATGACCCCAGCAGAAGCAACCAGCCCTGACTATTGGGTGCAGCATCTACGGCAACCAGTACGCTTTTCGGCAGGAGTCAGCCAACTGTTGCAAGAGCCAAACTGCATTCTGCTTGAAGTTGGCCCCGGTCGCACCCTCAGCACCCTGATCCGCCAGCATCAATCGCAAGCCAGCGGACAAATTGTTCTTTCCTCTCTGCGTCATCCCAAAGATGCTCCGAAGGATATCGAATCAGATATTGCTTTCTTGCTCAATGTTTTAGGACGGCTGTGGTTGGCAGGCGTAGAAATTGACTGGTTAAGCTTCTATGCCCATGAGCAACGGCGACGTTTACCCCTGCCCACCTATCCCTTTGAGCGTCAACGCTACTGGATTGATCCGCCTAGCAAGCAGACAAATTCCACGCCAGCAGCCCCAACGTTAGGCAAAAAGCCCCACATGAGCGATTGGTTGTATGTCCCTTCTTGGCAGCAATCGCCGCTAGTCGCACCCGCGATCGCCCCTCCCCAGCACTACCTGATCTTGGCAGACTCATCAGGCGTTGGATCTGAGCTTGCCAGTCAATTAGAACAAGCGGGACATACAGTGGCGATCGTGATGATGGGCGATCGCTTTACTCAGAAAGATGAGCACACCTACACCATCAATCCCCAAACGCCAGAAGACTATCAAACACTCTTTCAGACAATCTCTCAACAGCCAACGGCGATCGCTCACTGCTGGAACTTAGAGGGAGAAGCGCGATCGCCTGAAGATCAGCAATCTTTAGGATTCTACAGTCTGCTTTATCTGTCCCAAGCTTTGACGCAACAGAATTTTAGCGATCCGGTGCGGCTAATCCTAACTACGCAAAACCTATACGACATCACAGGTCAAGAAGTGCTTGATCCAGCCGCAGCCACCAGTTTAGGCTTCTGTCGTGTCTTGCCTAGAGAACAGCCCAACCTGACTTGCTCTCACATCGACCTCGATTCTTGTTCCCCCCAGCATTGGGGGGCTAGGGGGGCGCAACTCACCGCAGAAATTGGTTCCAATGCTCCAGAGTCATCCTTTCAACAGATTGCCTACAGAGGGCGGCATCGTTGGGTGCAATCTCTAGAACCTGTCTCTCTGGAATCCTCATCAATCCCTCAAATTCAATTGCAACCGGGTGGTGTATACCTGATTACCGGAGGATTGGGCGGCATTGGTTTATCTCTGGCTCACTATCTGGCTGAATCGGTGCAGGCCAAGCTAGTTTTAGTCAGCCGTTCGGGACAAGCAGAATCTCAAACCCTACAAGCATTGGAGTCCTTGGGCGCAGAAGTTCTGGTCGTTCAAGCAGATGTAACGAATCGAGAACAGATGAAAGATGCGATCGCTCAAACGCTGCAACGCTTTGGCAGGCTAAACGGAGTAATTCATGCCGCCGGGATTGCGGGAGGTGGCATTGCCCAACTGAAAACATCTGAAGCCGCTGCATCTGTTCTCGCGCCGAAAGTGCAAGGAACCCTCGTTTTGGAGGAAGTACTACAAGGCATCTCGCTGGATTTCCTCTGCCTGTGTTCTTCCCTCAGCAGCATCATTGGCGAATTCGGACAGACTGATTACTGTGCCGCCAATGCCTTCCTCGATGCGTTCGCTCACTATTGGACAGCGAAATATGGCTCTCCGGCGATCGCGATTAATTGGGATACCTGGCAACAGGTCGGCATGGCAGTAAATACAACGCTTCCAGAAGCCTTGCAGCAACAGCGAGCAGCCAGTTTACAGCAGGGATTGACCACAGAGGAGGGCGTTGAGGTCTTCCAACGAATTCTCCACAGTGGCTTGCCGCAGGTGATTGTCTCGACCCAAGATCTCCAGGCCGTGGTTGAGCAGCATCAGCAAGCGGTGTTGCAGCAAACTCAGTCTGCTTCTATCGATCAGTTTGTCTCCGCATCAGAAGGGCGATCGCGGCATCACCTCCTGCCCCACAGTGCCTATGCAGCGCCTCACAGTGCCGTAGAACAACAGATTGCTGATATCTGGCAAGACCTCTTGGGGGTTGAACCGATTGGCATTCATGACAGTTTCTTTGAGTTGGGTGGGCATTCCCTTTTGGCAGTCCAGGCGGTCTCTCGATTGCGAGATCTATTCCAGGTGGAATTGCCTCTGCGAGTGCTGTTGAGCGAGGCTTCCACGATCGCGGAATTGACGCAGTGGATTGAATCTCAGCAACCGCAAGGTGAGGATTTAGAGGCGATCGCGCAACTCCTGGCAGATATTGAAAATCTCACGCCTGAGCAACTTCAAACCCAATTGGAAACCTCTCGCTAA